The sequence GGAGATCGTCATCGCCAGAGGCTCCCGATGGATTCAGATCACCGTGCGGGACAATGGCTGCGGTTTTCCGAAAACGGTGCTGGAACAGGCCGGAAGGATGCCGTTGTCCAGCTCGAAGGGGGGAGGGATCGGCCTGTACAACGTCAACCAGCGCCTGATTGGGTTGCTGGGTGAGTCTTCCCGCCTCCATATCCGCAACTTGCCGTCGGGGGGAAGCGAGGTGTTTTTCCGGATCCCCCATCGGGAGATGAATAACGGGGAGGGGATGTGATGAAGATTCGGGCCATGATTGCGGAGGACGAACGGTTGGCGCGGGAGGAGCTGGCATACCTTTTGCAGCAGGAGGAGGATGTCACCCTTTGCCCCAGCGCGGAGACCGGCGAACAATTGCTGGCGTTATATGATCAATACCGTCCCAATGTGATCTTTCTGGACATCCAGATGCCAGGACCTTCCGGTGTGGAGGTGGCCCGGCGGCTGGTCACCGAATCCCGTGACGATGAGGTTCCCTTGTTTGTCTTCACGACCGCGTATGACGATTTCGCCGTGGAGGCATTTGAACTGGAGGCGGTGGATTATTTGTTGAAACCGTATGATGAGGCCCGCTTCAAGGTGGCGATGGAACGGGTGCGCAAAAGGATGTCCAACGCGCCGGCGGCCGCCGCTCAAACCCAGTTGCAGGAAGTGCGGTTGAGCAAGCTGTTGATCGAGGATGGGGAGAGAATGGTGGTCCTGCAGCCGGAATCCGTTTGCTACGCGGTTCGCGTGGACCGGTACCTGGAAATTCATACGGAAAAGGAGACGATTCAAAGCCGGATGACCCTGCAGGAGTTGGAGGAAAAACTGCGAGGGTATCCCTTTTTTCGCACGCACCGAAGCTATCTGGTCAATCTGGATTACATCCAGGAGATTACGCCCTGGTTCAATGGGGCCTGGAACCTGATTCTCAAGGACGGAAAAAGGAGCAAAATCCCTGTCAGCCGGGCGGCGGCAAAGCGGTTATTCGCGCTGCTGGGGTGGTGACCCAGGATCGCAGGCGCCAATGCTTGCACCATTCGACATCGAATATGAACAAATCAGACACGGAACAAAGCAATTAAAGCCTCTTTTCACAACTGCACTCCATATTCGCGATATACTGAAAACAGTAAGCGCTTACTGCCCTGATCTTAATATGACAGAAGATTTACAAATGTTAATATTTACCAATGGGGGTGCAGCTTGTGGAGAGGTATGACCGGATTGCCAATTCGGCGGAATTTCAGCGACTCAGGCGCTCCAAACTGCTCTTTATCTGGCCGATTGTGCTGCTCTTTTTGATCTATTATCTGACCTTGCCAATCCTGGCCGGTTATGCCAGGCCGCTGATGAATTCCTTTGTCGTGGGCCATGTCACCTTTGGCTATTTGTACGGCATGCTTTATTATCTCGTCGCCTGGGGGCTGGCATTTCTGTATGTGGGCAAGGCCAGGCAGTTTGACGAACAGGCCAAAATCCTGATGGACAAATACGGCCGGAAGGGGGCGTGAAGATGGGCGCGCATGTGTTTGGGATCGTACTTTTTGCCGCGATTGTTGCGCTGACGATGTACATCACGTACTGGGCCGCCAAGCGCAACAAGAGCACCACCGATTTTTACGCGGCCGGGCGTTCGCTGACCGGGTGGCAAAATGGCCTGGCCATTGCCGGGGACTACCTGAGCGCAGCCTCCTTCCTGGGGATTGCGGGTTTGGTGGCCCTGAACGGTTATGATGGGTTCATGTATGCGGTTGGCTGGCTGATGGGGTATATTGTGGTGCTGTATATCGTTGCCGAGCCCTTGCGCAACTCCGGCAAATACACGCTGGCCGACGTCCTGGCTTACCGGCTCAAGCCGGTGCCCGTGCGGACGATGGCGGCGATTGTGACGCTGGTGGTCAGCACCTTCTACATGGTGGCCCAGATGGTGGGTGCCGGGTCGATCATCCAGCTGTTGACCGGGATTCCCTACGAGGGGGCTGTGGTGCTCATCGGTGTCTTGATGATCATCTACGTGGTGTTCGGCGGGATGCTGGCCACCAGCTGGGTACAGATTGTCAAAGCGGTGCTTTTGATGTCGGGCACCATCATCATCATCCTCTTTTTGGCCGTGATCTTCGGTTTTAACCCGTCCAATCTGTTCGGCGCGGTGGCTGAGAAGAACGGGGTGGAATTCCTGCAGCCCGGGCTGCTCTACAAGAATCCGATTGACCTGGTGTCCTTGGGAATTGCCCTGATCCTCGGCACGGCAGGCTTGCCTCATATCCTCATCCGCTTCTACACTGTGCCGTCGGCGCAGGAGGCGCGTAAATCGGTGATCTGGGCGATGATCCTCATCGGCGCCTTTTACGTGTTGATTACGTTCGTCGGCTTTGGTGCCGCCGTCCTGGTGGGTCCGGACGCGATCAAGGCGGCAGACAAAGGCGGAAACATGGCTGCCCCGTTGCTTGCGCAGTATCTCGGCGGAGGTGCGGGAAGCATCGGCGGGGAGATGTTCATGGCGGCCATTGCGGCAGTCTCCTTCGCCACGATTGTCGCTGTGGTGGCAGGATTGGTGCTTGCCGCTTCCGGTGCCTTCGCGCATGACATCTATACCAACGTGATCAAGCGGGGCCAGGCCGATGAAAAGCAACAGTTCCAGGTGGCCCGCTATACCGCGCTCGTCGTCGGTGCGGTTTCCATTCTGATCGGGATCCTGGCCAAAGGGCAAAACGTGGCCTATCTGGTGGCGCTGGCCTTTGCCGTGGCTGCCAGTGCCAATCTGCCGGCGATTATCTTTTCGATTTACTGGAAACGGTTCAATACCACCGGGGCGATTGCCGGCATGCTGGTCGGGATGATTTCCGCGGTCACCCTGGTGATGCTGGGTCCGAGCGTGATGAAGGAAAATGCCATCTTTCCCCTGGCCAACCCGGGAATCATCAGCGTGCCGCTGGGCTTTTTGACGTCGGTGATCGTTACGCTGCTGAGCAGGCCCGAATCGTATGAGGACAAGTATGAAGAGCTGTACGTCAAAGCCAATACCGGAATTGGTGCAGAAATGTAAAAATCTGAATTTGGTTGCGAATCCACAGAATACCATGATAATATAAACATTGATCGTCTGTCGCTTCAACAACATGGAAGAACCCGTCAAGGAGGAAGAAAGATGAGCGAATGGATCCCCCCTACGGCAGAGAATCCGAACATGAAGGACTATGACGAGGCTTATGCTACCTTTTCCTGGGAACAGGTGGAAAAAGAATTTACCTGGCACAAGACAGGAAAGGTGAACATGGCCTATGAGGCGGTGGATCGCCATGCCGAGACCTGGCGGAAAAACAAGGTGGCGTTGTACTACAGCGATGCACAGCGGGATGAGAAATATACGTTTCTGGAAATGAAACTGCTTTCAAACCAATTCGGCAACGTCTTGCGGAAGCTGGGCGTAAAAAAAGGGGATCGGGTGTTCCTCTTCATGCCGCGGACGCCGGAGCTGTATGTCAGCCTGATCGGGATATTGAAGGTGGGTGCCATTGCCGGCCCGCTGTTTGAAGCATTTATGGAGCAGGCGGTACGCGACCGGCTGGAAAACAGCGAGGCGGTGGCGCTGGTGACGACGCCGGCGCTGTTGCCCAGGGTGCCGTATAAAGAACTGCCTCACCTGAAGCACATCATCCTGGTGGGGGCCGATGAACTCCCGCCGGAAGAGGCAGGCACCCGCTTTTACAGTTATGAGCGGGAAATGGCGGAAGCCTCGAGGGAATTGGAGATCGAATGGGTGGACCGGGAAGACGGGATGATCCTGCATTATACTTCGGGGTCTACCGGCAAACCGAAGGGCGTTTATCACGTGCATAACGCGATGATCCAGCACTATCAGACCGCCAAGTGGGTGCTGGATTTGAAGGAAGATGACATCTACTGGTGCACCGCCGATCCCGGTTGGGTGACCGGCACTTCGTACGGGGTGTTTGGTCCATGGCTCAACGGCGTCTCCAGCGTGATCCGCGGCGGACGTTTCAATCCCCGTGACTGGTATGCCACCATCGAGAAATACCGCGTCACGGTCTGGTACAGCGCGCCCACTTCGTTCCGGATGCTGATGGGCGCGGGAGAGGAGGTCATCAAGGAATACGATCTCAGCTCGCTCCGCCACATTCTCAGCGTCGGCGAACCGCTGAATGCGGAAGTGGTCCG is a genomic window of Bacillus thermozeamaize containing:
- a CDS encoding cation acetate symporter, which produces MGAHVFGIVLFAAIVALTMYITYWAAKRNKSTTDFYAAGRSLTGWQNGLAIAGDYLSAASFLGIAGLVALNGYDGFMYAVGWLMGYIVVLYIVAEPLRNSGKYTLADVLAYRLKPVPVRTMAAIVTLVVSTFYMVAQMVGAGSIIQLLTGIPYEGAVVLIGVLMIIYVVFGGMLATSWVQIVKAVLLMSGTIIIILFLAVIFGFNPSNLFGAVAEKNGVEFLQPGLLYKNPIDLVSLGIALILGTAGLPHILIRFYTVPSAQEARKSVIWAMILIGAFYVLITFVGFGAAVLVGPDAIKAADKGGNMAAPLLAQYLGGGAGSIGGEMFMAAIAAVSFATIVAVVAGLVLAASGAFAHDIYTNVIKRGQADEKQQFQVARYTALVVGAVSILIGILAKGQNVAYLVALAFAVAASANLPAIIFSIYWKRFNTTGAIAGMLVGMISAVTLVMLGPSVMKENAIFPLANPGIISVPLGFLTSVIVTLLSRPESYEDKYEELYVKANTGIGAEM
- a CDS encoding DNA-binding response regulator — translated: MKIRAMIAEDERLAREELAYLLQQEEDVTLCPSAETGEQLLALYDQYRPNVIFLDIQMPGPSGVEVARRLVTESRDDEVPLFVFTTAYDDFAVEAFELEAVDYLLKPYDEARFKVAMERVRKRMSNAPAAAAQTQLQEVRLSKLLIEDGERMVVLQPESVCYAVRVDRYLEIHTEKETIQSRMTLQELEEKLRGYPFFRTHRSYLVNLDYIQEITPWFNGAWNLILKDGKRSKIPVSRAAAKRLFALLGW
- a CDS encoding acetate--CoA ligase, producing MSEWIPPTAENPNMKDYDEAYATFSWEQVEKEFTWHKTGKVNMAYEAVDRHAETWRKNKVALYYSDAQRDEKYTFLEMKLLSNQFGNVLRKLGVKKGDRVFLFMPRTPELYVSLIGILKVGAIAGPLFEAFMEQAVRDRLENSEAVALVTTPALLPRVPYKELPHLKHIILVGADELPPEEAGTRFYSYEREMAEASRELEIEWVDREDGMILHYTSGSTGKPKGVYHVHNAMIQHYQTAKWVLDLKEDDIYWCTADPGWVTGTSYGVFGPWLNGVSSVIRGGRFNPRDWYATIEKYRVTVWYSAPTSFRMLMGAGEEVIKEYDLSSLRHILSVGEPLNAEVVRWGLKAYGLRIHDNWWMTETGGQLIANFPSLPIKPGSMGKPFPGITVAILDDEGNEVPRGQMGNLCVKAGWPSMMRKIWKNEEKYKEYFRFPGWYVSGDSASMDEDGYVWFQGRVDDVIMTSGERVGPFEVESKLVEHPAVAEAAVIGKPDPVRGEIIKAFVALRQGYQPSEELKEEIRLFVRNGLAAHAAPREIEFRESLPKTRSGKIMRRVLKAWELGLPTGDLSTMED